The Lutibacter sp. Hel_I_33_5 genome has a window encoding:
- a CDS encoding family 16 glycosylhydrolase has product MKKIKNIYIVLFSLMTAFYGCQENEYQLGGLISPSNIVVTAEIVGKDANNPNGDGSGFVIFTVTADNVINYQLDFGDGKKDVEPTGVIKHRYTKVGVNKYTVIVNATGTGGLSSNTTTDVTVFSSFTDVEAENFLSGANVGDSKKWYWQADKDVHVGLGPVTDDYGNGEFAYEAWWNGIKAWDTEKGCMYDNEFVFTRTADGITFEQTVGPAFVPGTYAGDLGVGGDQCHDETVATTMFGVKNVSFLPSSSKAALEGSYNNEPYRKSSFEISDGGFMGWLVGASTYDIISISNDELIVRIIQKGDGFAWYHKFTSTKPSKTAPVQFTNLVWEDDFNTDGAPDATKWTYDLGAGGWGNNELQTYTNNAENAKVEGGSLKITAKADGNGGYTSARLKTEGLYNFKYGKVEVKAKLPASAGTWPAIWMLGSNFSTVSWPKSGEIDIMEQTGADKNKILATCHWEDSTSNQKADYGTNTSISNASIEFHVYSLEWTEASIKIYLDDVLFYELTNSASLPFNADFFLILNVAMGGSLGGNVDAGFTEDTMEIDYIKVYQ; this is encoded by the coding sequence TATTTCTCCTTCAAATATTGTGGTAACTGCAGAAATAGTTGGTAAAGATGCAAATAATCCAAATGGAGACGGTTCAGGTTTTGTAATTTTTACAGTTACTGCCGATAATGTAATTAATTACCAACTTGATTTTGGAGATGGTAAGAAAGATGTAGAACCTACAGGAGTTATAAAACATAGATATACTAAAGTAGGTGTTAATAAATATACAGTAATTGTAAATGCAACTGGTACTGGAGGATTAAGTTCTAATACTACTACAGATGTTACCGTGTTTAGTTCTTTTACAGATGTAGAAGCAGAAAACTTTTTAAGTGGAGCTAATGTAGGTGATAGTAAAAAATGGTATTGGCAAGCAGATAAAGATGTGCATGTTGGTTTAGGACCAGTAACAGATGATTACGGAAATGGTGAATTTGCCTATGAAGCTTGGTGGAATGGTATTAAAGCTTGGGATACAGAAAAAGGTTGTATGTATGACAATGAGTTTGTCTTTACAAGAACTGCAGATGGAATTACTTTTGAACAAACAGTTGGACCAGCTTTTGTACCTGGAACTTATGCTGGAGATTTAGGAGTGGGAGGAGATCAATGCCATGATGAAACAGTTGCAACAACTATGTTTGGTGTTAAAAATGTTTCTTTTTTGCCCTCTTCATCTAAAGCAGCACTAGAAGGTTCTTATAATAACGAACCTTATAGAAAATCAAGCTTTGAAATTTCTGATGGAGGTTTTATGGGATGGTTAGTTGGAGCTAGTACATATGATATTATTTCTATTTCTAATGATGAATTAATTGTAAGAATTATTCAAAAAGGAGATGGATTTGCATGGTATCATAAATTTACATCAACAAAGCCGTCAAAAACAGCTCCAGTTCAATTTACAAACTTAGTTTGGGAAGATGATTTTAATACAGATGGTGCACCAGATGCAACTAAATGGACTTATGATTTAGGTGCTGGTGGTTGGGGTAATAATGAACTTCAAACTTATACTAATAATGCAGAAAATGCTAAGGTTGAAGGAGGTTCTTTAAAAATTACCGCTAAAGCTGATGGTAATGGTGGTTATACTTCCGCAAGATTAAAAACAGAAGGGTTATATAATTTTAAATATGGTAAAGTAGAAGTAAAAGCTAAATTACCTGCTAGTGCTGGTACTTGGCCAGCAATTTGGATGCTAGGATCTAATTTTTCTACTGTAAGTTGGCCAAAAAGTGGTGAGATCGATATTATGGAGCAAACTGGGGCTGATAAAAACAAAATATTGGCAACTTGCCATTGGGAAGATAGTACTTCAAATCAAAAAGCTGATTATGGAACAAATACTAGTATTTCCAATGCTTCAATTGAGTTTCACGTGTATTCATTAGAATGGACAGAAGCTTCAATAAAAATCTATTTAGATGATGTGTTATTTTATGAATTAACAAATAGTGCAAGTTTACCGTTTAATGCAGACTTCTTCTTAATTCTAAATGTTGCTATGGGTGGAAGCTTAGGTGGAAATGTAGATGCAGGATTTACAGAGGATACAATGGAAATAGATTATATAAAAGTTTATCAATAA